In Reichenbachiella agarivorans, one genomic interval encodes:
- the uvrC gene encoding excinuclease ABC subunit UvrC: protein MSENESIRSIVKLLPSDPGVYKYFDKTDTLIYVGKAKNIKKRVSSYFNKQSGLNLKTKKLVKEINRIEFVVVNTEFDALLLENNLIKENQPRFNILLKDDKSFPFICISKDRFPKVFSTRRHQDNEGEYFGPYTSVKALNTVLELIQKLYKIRTCNFHLSKENIQAQKFKICLEYHIGNCLGPCEGLQSETDYMKEIALVRHILKGNLKTVKDHFVTEMSQAAEQLNFEEAQLYKNKIELLDKFQSKTVIFNKKLNNTDVITITSNEKKAFINYMRIDQGMINISHTIDIKKKLDESDTEIVQLVCTQMREQFESQSRQILTNLDFEHWEENVQVNVPKIGDKKILVDLSLKNALIRKKDAFNKSVETKEKSNRVVLQLQSDLKLKEAPVHIECFDNSNIQGTNPVASMVCFKNGKPSKKDYRHFKIKTVIGPDDFGSMREIVTRRYKRLQEENQPFPQLIIVDGGKGQLSAACDALKNLELYDQIPIIGIAKRLEEIYYPEDSVPIHISKKSESLKLIQQMRDEAHRFAITFHRQLRSKGQVLSVLDGIKGIGESSKTLLLQHFRSYEKIKMASDEELINLVGPSKAKLIREHIKKVSSN from the coding sequence TTGAGTGAAAATGAATCTATACGATCTATTGTCAAGCTATTGCCCTCCGACCCTGGAGTGTACAAGTATTTTGACAAAACTGACACGCTGATCTATGTCGGAAAAGCAAAAAACATCAAGAAACGGGTATCCAGCTATTTCAACAAACAGAGTGGTCTCAACTTAAAGACAAAGAAATTAGTTAAGGAAATCAACCGCATTGAATTTGTAGTAGTCAACACTGAATTTGACGCCCTACTGCTAGAAAACAATCTAATCAAAGAAAATCAACCTCGGTTCAACATTCTCTTAAAGGATGACAAGAGCTTTCCTTTCATTTGTATTTCTAAAGATCGCTTCCCTAAGGTTTTTTCTACGCGCAGACACCAAGACAATGAAGGTGAATACTTTGGTCCATACACCAGTGTCAAAGCCCTGAACACAGTTCTCGAACTGATTCAGAAATTGTATAAAATAAGAACTTGCAACTTCCATCTCAGCAAGGAAAATATCCAAGCACAAAAATTCAAAATATGCCTAGAATACCACATTGGCAACTGTTTGGGTCCATGCGAAGGTCTACAATCTGAAACAGACTACATGAAAGAAATTGCCTTGGTAAGACATATCCTGAAAGGCAATCTCAAAACAGTCAAGGATCACTTTGTCACTGAAATGAGTCAAGCTGCCGAACAGCTAAATTTTGAAGAAGCTCAACTCTATAAAAATAAAATAGAATTGCTGGACAAATTCCAAAGCAAGACTGTCATCTTCAACAAGAAACTCAACAACACAGATGTAATCACCATTACCTCCAACGAAAAGAAAGCATTTATCAACTACATGAGGATTGATCAAGGCATGATCAACATCTCACATACCATAGATATCAAGAAAAAACTAGATGAGAGTGATACGGAGATTGTTCAACTCGTATGTACGCAAATGAGAGAACAGTTTGAAAGTCAATCCAGGCAAATATTAACCAACCTAGATTTTGAGCATTGGGAGGAAAATGTTCAAGTCAACGTACCCAAAATTGGAGACAAAAAAATATTGGTAGACTTATCACTTAAAAATGCACTAATCCGTAAAAAAGATGCGTTCAACAAATCTGTCGAAACGAAAGAAAAAAGTAACAGAGTAGTTCTACAATTACAATCAGATCTCAAGCTCAAAGAAGCCCCGGTTCACATCGAGTGCTTCGATAACTCAAATATACAAGGTACAAATCCAGTTGCCTCAATGGTCTGTTTCAAAAATGGTAAACCTTCCAAAAAAGACTATAGACATTTTAAGATCAAAACTGTCATAGGACCAGATGACTTTGGATCAATGAGAGAAATTGTAACTAGGCGCTACAAGAGGCTTCAGGAAGAAAACCAACCATTCCCACAATTGATCATTGTTGATGGAGGGAAAGGCCAATTAAGCGCCGCTTGTGACGCACTCAAGAACCTAGAACTCTATGACCAAATCCCAATAATAGGAATAGCCAAACGTCTAGAAGAGATCTATTACCCAGAAGATAGTGTCCCCATTCATATCAGTAAAAAATCAGAATCCCTCAAACTCATCCAGCAGATGAGAGATGAGGCACACAGATTTGCTATTACCTTTCATAGGCAACTCCGTAGTAAAGGGCAAGTACTCTCTGTACTAGATGGCATCAAAGGTATAGGTGAGTCGAGCAAGACTCTGCTCTTACAACATTTCAGATCATACGAAAAAATAAAAATGGCATCAGATGAGGAGTTGATCAATTTAGTTGGTCCGTCCAAAGCCAAGCTTATTAGAGAGCACATAAAAAAAGTCTCATCAAACTGA
- a CDS encoding transglycosylase domain-containing protein: MNIYKILIYLVWAMVISAFVGGCTVITAIKNDWNGWFGGLPSLQSLERPEADLSSNLYYADGEEIIGSYYRHNRTAVSYNELSQELITTLLVTEDIRFTKHSGIDLRGLLRAASGILTFQFKGGGSTLTMQLAENLYGTSTVNQGSLYSNRKVGQLITKIKEWIIAIQLESSYTKEEILAMYLNTIEYGENAFGIQVASKTFFNKLPSEITYKEAAILVSLINAPTRYNPTRNPENALAKRTEVLYNLHKYDKIDKESYDSLVVSDFGLQFKVADQDQGPAYFKFVVRNDLMKWCEKNGYDLYSDGLRIYTTIDNRIQEYAQQAMKEHMDTLQYIFNRHLQGRMPWIDGDGNEILDFIDMTIKRTPNYKQLVKRYGVGSDSLNYYLNLPKKMTVFSYEGEIDTTFSLVDSLKYYKQFLQAGFMAMEPQTGHIKAWVGGIDHKYFKYDHVKQGKRQPGSTFKPFVYAAAIDLGYSPCFPVVDAPVTWVLEDPANPTWTPQNADGKYTGETMTIRRAMASSVNSITANIMQKISPRAAVDMAHACGIESELDAVPSLCLGAGGDVSLYELVGAYSTFVNQGTWTEPYYITRIEDKNGVVLEDFVPKRREAISEKTAYLMLHMLKGAIEEQGGTGRGLDWSLKENNDIGAKTGTTQNASDGWFMGVTHNLVAGAWVGGDDRYVHFRNWSLGQGARTARPIWEKFMLKVYADPRTGVEKGRFRKPTQPLGVELDCDHYNGVNTQVDSLGVGVDNFQDELENIDF, from the coding sequence ATGAACATCTATAAAATTCTAATATATCTGGTCTGGGCGATGGTTATATCTGCTTTTGTAGGAGGCTGTACAGTAATCACCGCCATCAAAAATGATTGGAATGGATGGTTTGGCGGGTTGCCTAGCCTTCAGAGTCTCGAAAGACCAGAGGCAGACCTTTCTTCCAATTTGTATTATGCAGATGGAGAAGAGATCATTGGTAGCTACTATAGACACAACAGAACAGCCGTTAGTTACAATGAGCTATCACAAGAACTCATTACCACATTATTGGTGACCGAAGATATCCGATTCACCAAACACTCTGGAATTGACTTGAGAGGTCTGCTCCGTGCGGCATCTGGGATTCTCACTTTCCAATTCAAGGGTGGAGGTAGCACCTTGACCATGCAATTGGCAGAAAATCTTTACGGCACATCTACAGTCAACCAAGGCAGTCTATATTCCAATCGAAAGGTTGGTCAGTTAATCACAAAGATCAAAGAATGGATCATTGCCATTCAATTAGAGTCTTCATACACCAAGGAAGAAATCCTCGCTATGTATCTCAATACCATAGAATATGGAGAAAACGCCTTTGGGATTCAAGTTGCATCCAAGACCTTCTTCAACAAGCTACCTTCCGAAATCACTTACAAAGAAGCTGCCATCCTAGTAAGCTTGATCAATGCACCAACAAGATACAACCCTACCAGAAACCCCGAAAACGCATTGGCGAAAAGAACCGAAGTGTTGTATAACCTTCATAAATATGATAAGATAGACAAGGAATCTTATGATAGTTTGGTGGTATCGGATTTTGGCCTTCAATTCAAAGTCGCAGACCAAGATCAGGGCCCAGCTTATTTCAAATTTGTTGTCAGAAATGACCTAATGAAATGGTGCGAAAAGAATGGATACGATCTCTACTCTGACGGATTGAGAATCTATACCACGATAGATAACAGAATACAAGAATATGCGCAACAAGCCATGAAAGAACACATGGATACACTGCAATACATTTTCAACCGTCACTTGCAAGGGAGAATGCCATGGATCGATGGAGATGGAAACGAAATCCTAGATTTCATTGACATGACCATCAAACGTACGCCCAATTATAAGCAATTGGTAAAAAGATATGGAGTAGGATCAGATTCCCTTAATTACTATTTGAATCTACCTAAGAAAATGACTGTCTTCTCCTATGAGGGAGAGATAGATACCACATTCAGCTTGGTTGACTCCTTAAAATACTACAAACAATTTCTACAAGCAGGTTTCATGGCTATGGAACCTCAAACAGGACACATCAAGGCTTGGGTTGGAGGGATTGATCACAAGTATTTTAAATATGACCATGTAAAACAAGGTAAAAGACAACCAGGTTCTACTTTCAAACCATTTGTATATGCTGCAGCGATTGATCTGGGATATTCTCCCTGCTTCCCTGTGGTAGACGCACCTGTAACTTGGGTGCTTGAGGATCCTGCCAACCCAACATGGACACCTCAAAATGCCGATGGCAAATACACGGGAGAAACGATGACCATACGCCGAGCCATGGCAAGCTCTGTTAATTCCATCACTGCCAACATCATGCAAAAGATCAGCCCAAGAGCAGCAGTTGACATGGCTCATGCTTGCGGAATCGAAAGCGAACTAGACGCTGTTCCCTCACTATGTCTAGGCGCAGGAGGAGATGTATCTTTATATGAACTTGTAGGGGCCTATTCTACTTTTGTCAACCAAGGTACTTGGACAGAGCCATACTACATCACCAGAATAGAAGACAAAAACGGTGTGGTTCTAGAAGATTTTGTACCCAAAAGAAGGGAGGCCATCAGTGAAAAAACCGCATACCTCATGCTACACATGCTCAAAGGCGCTATCGAAGAACAAGGAGGTACAGGTCGTGGATTGGATTGGTCATTGAAGGAAAACAACGACATTGGTGCCAAAACTGGGACTACCCAAAACGCATCGGATGGATGGTTTATGGGGGTCACGCACAATTTGGTAGCAGGAGCTTGGGTAGGTGGAGATGATCGTTATGTTCATTTTCGCAATTGGTCCTTGGGTCAAGGAGCACGTACAGCTCGACCTATCTGGGAAAAATTCATGCTCAAAGTATATGCGGATCCTCGTACAGGTGTAGAAAAAGGCCGTTTCCGAAAACCAACACAGCCATTAGGTGTAGAGCTTGATTGTGATCATTACAATGGCGTCAACACTCAAGTTGACTCTTTAGGCGTGGGTGTAGACAATTTCCAAGATGAGTTAGAAAACATAGATTTCTAA
- the porW gene encoding type IX secretion system periplasmic lipoprotein PorW/SprE — protein MNKAKLFLVFICFLAFTRCAPEKNNAFSNSYHNTTSHYNAYYIAKEDILAIEDIIEDSYQWNYNLILPVFPPFDSVIAQSYQEQIEHCIKKASLAIQMHRGSNWEDNAYILVGKARFYSLDFVNAIETFKYVNTKGKGDDEKHEALVALMRTFIEDRQFNNAIAVSDYLKRENLNKKNLKNLYLVRGYLYQMSNDLDNMVKNLTQAVPIITVNKERSRVNFIIGQVYQTLGFEAEAYSYYKEVLRDNPSYELSFYTKLNMAQVSQIGKSDDFKKVRKYFKKLLKDRKNIEYKDKIYYEMAQFEVRHGNLELGMDHYNSSIQASVNNNRQKAHSYWELGKIYYDSLADYEMAKLYYDSTMSVLPTDEIEYEAIAERLEVLTNFVEQLTIIHTNDSLLYVASLPEAALDTYLDEYIAREEAAELKRAEEEKKRKKQADALAAQQVNDPFATQGGAHTFGTTNYEGTLWYFYNVSAVSRGKSQFRTIWGDRPLEDNWRRSTKPANLVEENSDDANPNQNNAQTNPSEENKNEDSQENTFKIDKKALIATLPNTPEKRAVLLAEIEVATYKLGNIYNFDLDEKVNSTEAFEELLRRFPETEYRDEVWYLLYLIFDDLGNSTRSNYYKNLLLNQSPESIYAKLIINPNYRAESQMASDKLQVVYAEAYALYKAGNYSEALQLIDAGLQQYPDNNFVDNMAFLKVLVNARTETIYKYEFDLNNFIKEYPESELVPHADSLVYASEQYQINLVNSSRAKYISKFNEPHFFVFVYETDPELANSLPTYFAKIAKDNKIEINIGNLVLDEKHSIILLSEFPDKQSAVHYNQLVSNQKPSEKINKSGKFYNFVITKDNFNIFYQTKELDTYLTFYLKNYPAK, from the coding sequence TTGAATAAAGCAAAGCTCTTCTTGGTCTTCATTTGCTTTTTGGCGTTCACACGTTGTGCACCAGAGAAAAACAACGCATTCAGTAATTCCTATCATAACACCACCTCTCATTACAATGCCTACTACATTGCCAAAGAAGACATTCTGGCTATAGAAGACATCATAGAAGACAGCTACCAGTGGAATTACAATCTCATCCTCCCCGTGTTCCCTCCGTTTGACAGTGTGATCGCCCAATCATATCAAGAGCAAATCGAGCATTGCATCAAAAAGGCCTCCTTGGCCATCCAGATGCACCGAGGATCGAATTGGGAAGACAATGCCTACATATTGGTGGGCAAGGCTCGTTTCTACAGTTTGGACTTTGTCAATGCCATAGAGACCTTTAAATATGTAAACACCAAAGGCAAAGGAGACGATGAAAAGCACGAAGCTTTGGTTGCACTGATGAGGACGTTCATAGAAGACCGACAATTCAACAATGCGATCGCAGTGTCTGACTATTTGAAAAGAGAAAATCTCAACAAAAAAAACCTCAAAAATCTCTACTTGGTTAGGGGCTATCTCTACCAGATGAGCAATGATCTCGACAACATGGTCAAAAATCTGACTCAAGCTGTTCCCATCATCACGGTCAACAAAGAAAGGTCCAGAGTCAATTTTATCATCGGCCAAGTATATCAAACATTAGGGTTTGAAGCAGAGGCCTATTCCTACTACAAAGAGGTATTGAGAGATAATCCCTCCTACGAATTGTCCTTTTACACCAAACTCAACATGGCGCAAGTCAGTCAAATCGGAAAGTCCGACGACTTTAAAAAAGTCAGAAAGTACTTTAAAAAACTCCTAAAGGATCGAAAAAACATAGAGTACAAAGACAAAATCTATTACGAAATGGCTCAGTTTGAAGTGAGGCACGGTAACTTAGAACTGGGCATGGATCATTATAATTCGTCGATACAAGCCAGTGTCAACAACAATCGTCAAAAAGCACATTCCTATTGGGAACTAGGCAAAATATACTACGACAGCTTGGCCGACTATGAAATGGCCAAGCTCTACTATGACAGTACCATGAGTGTCTTGCCTACTGATGAGATAGAATATGAAGCCATAGCAGAGAGACTAGAGGTACTCACTAATTTTGTGGAGCAACTCACCATCATCCATACCAATGACAGCCTGCTGTATGTCGCATCGCTGCCCGAAGCAGCTTTGGACACGTATCTGGATGAGTATATCGCCAGAGAGGAAGCCGCCGAATTGAAGCGAGCCGAAGAAGAAAAGAAAAGAAAAAAACAAGCCGATGCGCTGGCAGCACAGCAAGTCAACGACCCATTTGCCACGCAAGGGGGTGCACACACCTTCGGCACGACCAATTATGAGGGTACGCTTTGGTATTTTTATAATGTGAGTGCTGTGTCCAGAGGAAAATCACAATTCCGTACTATCTGGGGTGATAGACCCTTGGAGGACAATTGGAGAAGGTCCACCAAACCTGCCAACCTAGTAGAGGAAAACAGTGATGACGCCAATCCTAATCAAAACAATGCACAAACCAACCCATCAGAGGAAAACAAAAATGAGGACTCGCAAGAAAACACATTCAAAATAGATAAAAAAGCACTCATCGCCACATTGCCTAATACACCAGAAAAGCGAGCAGTCCTGTTGGCAGAAATCGAAGTAGCCACCTACAAGCTAGGGAATATCTACAACTTTGATTTGGACGAAAAAGTCAATTCGACCGAAGCATTCGAAGAACTATTGAGGAGATTCCCAGAGACGGAATACAGAGATGAGGTATGGTATCTTCTATATTTGATATTTGATGACCTTGGGAACAGTACGCGTTCCAATTATTACAAAAATCTACTTCTCAATCAATCACCAGAGAGCATATATGCCAAGTTGATCATCAACCCCAACTACAGAGCAGAGTCCCAAATGGCAAGTGACAAACTTCAGGTAGTGTACGCAGAAGCGTATGCTTTGTACAAAGCTGGCAATTATTCAGAAGCTCTCCAACTGATCGATGCAGGACTACAGCAATATCCAGACAATAATTTTGTAGACAACATGGCCTTTCTCAAGGTACTGGTCAACGCCCGTACCGAAACCATCTACAAATACGAATTTGATCTGAACAACTTCATCAAAGAATACCCAGAAAGCGAATTGGTTCCTCATGCGGACTCACTGGTTTATGCTTCTGAGCAATATCAAATCAATCTGGTCAATAGCTCCAGAGCCAAATACATATCCAAATTTAACGAACCGCATTTCTTTGTTTTCGTTTATGAAACAGACCCTGAATTGGCAAATAGTTTACCAACCTATTTTGCAAAAATTGCCAAAGACAACAAAATTGAAATCAACATTGGCAACTTGGTTTTGGATGAGAAACATTCGATCATACTCTTATCAGAGTTTCCAGACAAACAATCAGCTGTTCATTATAATCAACTCGTCAGCAATCAAAAGCCAAGCGAAAAAATAAATAAGAGTGGCAAATTCTATAATTTCGTGATTACAAAAGACAATTTCAACATCTTCTATCAAACCAAGGAACTGGACACTTATCTCACATTCTATCTCAAAAATTATCCTGCAAAATGA
- a CDS encoding M23 family metallopeptidase: MENKKTLSNRLTTKYLLIIRNEENFAEKTTYSFTYAKIILFLVLIFMSLTALSFYLTTTLLEEWFDPRYAQLKATRDVISLSAKVDSLVYEVDKKEQFINNFKMIISGKDGEYEQVEGSENIGSNEIKEIVQSEEEINPIDSEFRREFENKGVDLQYSESALSQELQEFYLFKPVEGIVSDGFDPHRDHLAIDIVARQDEPIKAVADGTVVFSSWTQDSGYVIAIQHRGNLISFYKHNSELFKKVGNFVTAGEVISIIGNTGELTSGPHLHFELWYDGNPIDPEEFIRF, encoded by the coding sequence TTGGAAAACAAAAAAACCTTATCAAATCGCCTCACCACGAAGTATCTATTGATTATTCGCAATGAGGAAAATTTTGCGGAAAAAACAACGTACTCGTTTACCTATGCCAAGATTATTCTTTTTTTGGTGTTGATTTTCATGTCGCTGACGGCTCTTAGTTTTTATCTCACCACGACACTTTTGGAAGAGTGGTTTGATCCACGCTATGCGCAGCTCAAGGCCACAAGAGATGTGATTTCCTTGTCTGCCAAGGTAGATTCTTTGGTGTATGAAGTGGATAAAAAGGAGCAATTTATCAACAATTTCAAGATGATCATTTCGGGTAAGGATGGCGAGTATGAACAGGTCGAAGGGTCAGAGAATATTGGCTCAAATGAAATCAAAGAAATTGTCCAGTCGGAGGAGGAAATCAACCCTATAGATTCGGAATTTCGTAGGGAGTTCGAAAACAAGGGCGTAGATTTACAATATTCTGAATCTGCACTGTCCCAAGAGTTACAGGAGTTTTACCTATTCAAACCTGTCGAAGGAATCGTGTCTGACGGATTTGATCCGCATAGAGATCACTTGGCAATAGATATAGTAGCTCGTCAAGATGAGCCAATCAAAGCAGTGGCAGACGGTACAGTCGTGTTTTCATCCTGGACTCAGGACTCTGGCTATGTCATTGCTATACAGCACAGAGGCAATTTGATTTCCTTCTACAAGCACAATTCGGAATTATTCAAAAAGGTTGGTAATTTTGTCACAGCGGGGGAAGTTATTTCTATTATAGGTAATACGGGCGAGCTCACCTCTGGACCACATCTACATTTTGAGTTGTGGTATGATGGGAATCCTATTGATCCAGAGGAGTTCATTAGATTTTAA
- a CDS encoding bactofilin family protein — protein MFKNKQEMKDVEELSNSSNIIGKGTVMTGDIETYGNIRVEGKIVGNMKTKSKAACGHSSYIEGNILAQNAEIAGHVTGRVEVSELLILKPSAVINGDIITNKLIVESGATFNGGCKMGVTIKEIKIGDQPEEISRIRKAE, from the coding sequence ATGTTCAAAAATAAGCAAGAAATGAAAGACGTAGAAGAACTGAGTAATTCTAGTAATATCATCGGAAAGGGCACTGTAATGACCGGTGACATTGAGACTTACGGCAATATTCGCGTAGAGGGCAAGATTGTTGGTAATATGAAGACCAAGTCAAAAGCTGCCTGTGGACACTCATCTTATATTGAAGGCAATATTTTGGCACAAAATGCTGAAATAGCTGGACATGTGACTGGTAGAGTAGAAGTGTCAGAGTTGCTCATCTTGAAGCCTTCAGCGGTAATCAATGGGGATATTATTACGAACAAATTGATCGTAGAATCTGGAGCCACATTCAATGGAGGCTGCAAAATGGGTGTGACTATTAAAGAAATCAAAATTGGAGATCAACCCGAAGAAATTTCGAGAATCAGGAAAGCCGAATAA
- a CDS encoding AtpZ/AtpI family protein, giving the protein MEINPKKFRESGKPNKKGFNYLKFSGLAFEMLAFILLGVWGGYKLDEVFSMEYPVFTAVLSLVGVVSSLIYLIKKLPKD; this is encoded by the coding sequence TTGGAGATCAACCCGAAGAAATTTCGAGAATCAGGAAAGCCGAATAAGAAGGGCTTTAACTATTTAAAATTTTCTGGGCTAGCATTCGAAATGCTAGCCTTTATATTATTAGGTGTGTGGGGAGGATACAAACTCGATGAAGTATTCTCGATGGAATACCCTGTATTTACCGCAGTGCTCTCTTTGGTGGGAGTGGTCTCATCTTTAATCTATCTAATAAAAAAACTACCCAAAGATTGA
- the atpB gene encoding F0F1 ATP synthase subunit A, whose product MRNIITVCKQLKIKAIAFVLVFVTSTSAFASDAAEGGAFDPGAMITHHIGDDYIWHFFDGHYGTVYLPVILFTDHGLEIFSSKNFYDEAHNLVEYNGYKLEHGHIAALDGSHPLDFSITKNVASLFLSAFLLIVVFLAVARGYKNPKKAPKGIQSFFEPIIIFIRDEIAIPNIGEKQHKRFLPFLLTLFFFIWFNNLLGLMPGGANLTGNISVTFVLACIVLIVTLFSTKKYYWKHIFATPGVPWPVLIILIPIELVGILTKPFSLMVRLFANITAGHIIILSLFSLIFIFESYAVAPVSVAFALFMNFLELFVALLQAYVFTLLSAMYFGSAVEEGHH is encoded by the coding sequence ATGAGGAATATTATTACTGTTTGTAAGCAGTTAAAAATCAAAGCGATAGCTTTTGTATTGGTATTTGTTACAAGTACGAGCGCATTTGCATCTGATGCTGCAGAAGGAGGGGCTTTTGATCCTGGAGCGATGATCACTCACCACATCGGTGACGATTACATTTGGCATTTCTTTGACGGACATTATGGTACCGTTTATCTCCCAGTTATTTTATTTACAGATCACGGCTTGGAAATTTTTTCCTCAAAAAACTTCTACGACGAGGCGCACAATTTGGTTGAGTACAATGGTTACAAATTGGAGCATGGACATATTGCTGCACTGGATGGAAGTCACCCATTGGATTTTTCGATTACCAAAAATGTAGCATCTCTTTTCCTAAGTGCATTTTTGCTTATTGTAGTGTTTCTGGCGGTGGCTCGTGGCTACAAGAATCCAAAGAAAGCACCAAAAGGCATCCAGTCATTCTTCGAGCCTATTATCATTTTTATCAGAGACGAAATTGCTATCCCTAATATCGGGGAGAAGCAACACAAGAGATTCTTGCCATTCCTGTTGACCTTGTTTTTCTTCATTTGGTTCAACAATCTTTTGGGATTGATGCCAGGTGGAGCCAACTTGACAGGTAACATTTCTGTTACTTTTGTATTGGCATGTATTGTATTGATAGTCACACTATTCAGTACCAAAAAATATTACTGGAAGCACATTTTTGCAACTCCTGGTGTGCCATGGCCAGTATTGATCATCTTGATACCTATCGAATTGGTGGGGATTTTGACCAAGCCGTTCTCATTGATGGTCAGATTGTTTGCCAATATTACGGCAGGGCATATCATCATTTTGAGTTTGTTTAGCTTGATTTTCATATTTGAGAGCTATGCTGTGGCACCTGTGAGTGTTGCCTTTGCGCTATTCATGAATTTCTTGGAGTTGTTTGTTGCCTTGCTACAAGCCTACGTGTTTACATTGCTTAGTGCCATGTATTTCGGGTCAGCTGTAGAAGAGGGTCATCACTAG
- the atpE gene encoding ATP synthase F0 subunit C, with product MLASLLMDMSLAIMGAGIGAGLVAIGAGLGIGKIGGSAMESIARQPEAGGKIQTAMIIAAALIEGVALFGVVVCLLISFK from the coding sequence ATGTTAGCAAGTTTGTTAATGGACATGAGCTTAGCAATAATGGGTGCTGGTATCGGTGCTGGTCTTGTTGCGATAGGCGCAGGATTAGGAATTGGTAAAATCGGTGGTTCTGCTATGGAATCAATCGCAAGACAGCCAGAAGCTGGAGGTAAGATCCAAACTGCAATGATTATTGCAGCTGCTCTTATTGAAGGTGTTGCTCTTTTCGGTGTGGTAGTTTGTCTACTCATATCGTTTAAGTAA
- the atpF gene encoding F0F1 ATP synthase subunit B — MELVTPGIGLIFWQTITFLIVLGLLAAFVWRPISDALRAREGFIADSLESAENAKKEIAQLKADNEYLLQEARIERDKILAAANEAAKQIKESAKEETAKITAKMTEDARAVIATEKNAALTEVKDLVSTLSIDIAEKILRKSLEDKNAQETLVKELIKDIKVS, encoded by the coding sequence ATGGAATTAGTTACTCCAGGTATAGGCTTAATTTTTTGGCAAACGATTACATTCTTGATCGTATTGGGTCTGTTGGCTGCATTCGTGTGGAGACCGATCTCAGACGCATTGAGAGCACGTGAGGGCTTTATTGCTGACTCATTAGAATCAGCAGAAAATGCCAAAAAGGAAATCGCTCAACTCAAAGCTGACAATGAATATTTGCTTCAAGAGGCTAGAATTGAAAGAGATAAAATTTTGGCTGCTGCCAATGAAGCCGCAAAGCAAATCAAAGAATCAGCAAAAGAAGAAACTGCTAAGATCACGGCCAAAATGACCGAGGATGCAAGAGCGGTCATCGCTACTGAGAAAAATGCTGCTTTGACTGAGGTAAAAGATTTGGTTTCTACTCTATCCATAGATATTGCTGAAAAGATTTTGAGAAAAAGTCTTGAGGATAAAAACGCGCAAGAAACGCTAGTTAAAGAATTGATTAAAGACATAAAAGTAAGCTAA